GCTACTGGGCCGGACACGCGAGCCGCGTGATCTGAGCCACCCACCTGCACGGAGGCCTCGATGCAACACGACACGGCGTTCGACTTCGCCGGCAAGACCACGCTCGTCGTCGGCGGCACCAGCGGCATCGGCAACGGCATCGCGCAGGCCTTTCGGGCCGCGGGATCGGCGGTGCATGTATGGGGAACGCGCGCTGCCCCCGGTGACTACCGCACCGACGAGGGCAGCGATCTGCGTGGCCTGCATTTCTCGCGTGTCGACGTCTCGGACGCGGCCGCCGTCCATGCCTTCGCGCCCCCGTTCGATCGGCTCGACGTGCTGGTGCTCGCGCAGGGCGCTGTCGAGTACCGCCGCGCCGAGTTCGAGGACGCGACCTTCCGCCGCGTGGTCGACGTCAACCTCAATAGCGTGATGGCCTGCGCGAGCGTGTTCCACCCGCTGCTCAAGGCGGCGGGTGGCGCGGTGATCGTGGTGAGCTCCATCTCGGCCTACCGCGCCGCGCTCGGCACACCGGCCTATGCGGCGTCGAAAGCCGCGGCGTTGTCGCTCACGCGCTCACTCGGCGCGGCCTGGGCCACGGACGGCATTCGCGTGAACGGCATCGCGCCCGGGCTGGTCGCCACCAAGATGACCCGCGTCACCACGGACAACCCGCAGCGGCTCGCGGCGACCGTCGCGCGCATTCCGGCCGGACGCGTCGGCACGCCCGCCGACATGGCCGGCGTGGCGCTGTTCCTTGCTTCTCCGCTCGCGCGGTACGTGATCGGCC
Above is a window of Variovorax sp. PMC12 DNA encoding:
- a CDS encoding SDR family NAD(P)-dependent oxidoreductase produces the protein MQHDTAFDFAGKTTLVVGGTSGIGNGIAQAFRAAGSAVHVWGTRAAPGDYRTDEGSDLRGLHFSRVDVSDAAAVHAFAPPFDRLDVLVLAQGAVEYRRAEFEDATFRRVVDVNLNSVMACASVFHPLLKAAGGAVIVVSSISAYRAALGTPAYAASKAAALSLTRSLGAAWATDGIRVNGIAPGLVATKMTRVTTDNPQRLAATVARIPAGRVGTPADMAGVALFLASPLARYVIGHTIPVDGGLSA